In Deltaproteobacteria bacterium, the following are encoded in one genomic region:
- the uvrA gene encoding excinuclease ABC subunit UvrA has protein sequence MKQNCIEIRGAREHNLKNIDLTIPRDKLIVITGLSGSGKSSLAFDTIYAEGQRRYVESLSAYARQFLEQMEKPDVDLIEGLSPAISIEQKTTSRNPRSTVATVTEIYDYLRLLFARVGKPHCYKCGKPITSQTVSQIVDQILTLPEKSRIQILAPVVRGRKGEYRKDFLRMRKDGFIRVRVDGKMHDLSEEIVLDKKKKHTIEIVIDRLAIKPEISRRLADSIELALKHAEGIVLIDVIGGEELLFSERLACIDCGVSYPDIDPPLFSFNSPHGACEQCGGIGTLMHLDPERVVPNTHLSLREGALKPWQRRSSFHAHQVISSLARHYHFDINTPYRDLPEEIRKVLLYGSGSEEIRFQLEGKSDRYTYTRPFEGIINNLERRYHETDSPYVREEIESFMGVTPCPACRGTRLKKESLSFQVGDLNIAEVTSMSIKEAEHFFRLLELPARDAEIAQRILKEIRERLGFLKSVGLDYLTLNRTAATLSGGEGQRIRLATQIGSSLVGVLYILDEPSIGLHQKDNRRLLTTLMRLRDLGNTVLVVEHDEETILASDHVVDMGPGAGEQGGEVIAQGTPEEIMASSRSLTGRYLSRDLTIPTPLQRRTARRGVITLVGASENNLKGINVEIPIGLLTCVTGVSGSGKSTLVIEILYKALAQRLYRTGTKAGAVKHIRGIEKIDKVIDVDQSPIGRTPRSNPATYTGVFTDIRNLFAQVPEARMRGYKAGRFSFNVKGGRCEACQGDGLIKIEMHFLPDIYVACDICKGKRYNRETLDIRYKGKNIAEVLEMSVSQALRFFEPIPAIQRKLQTLYDVGLEYIHLGQSATTLSGGEAQRVKLSKELSKKNTGKTLYILDEPTTGLHFADIQKLLDVLNRLVDAGNTIVIIEHNLDVIKSADHIIDLGPEGGDSGGRVIARGTPEEVMEETGSYTGQYLRLALSPQGLTGVRSSCS, from the coding sequence ATGAAACAGAATTGTATCGAAATACGGGGTGCCCGGGAACACAATCTGAAAAATATTGATCTAACGATCCCGCGGGATAAGCTCATCGTAATCACCGGCCTCTCCGGGTCGGGAAAATCCTCCCTCGCCTTTGACACCATCTATGCGGAAGGGCAGCGGCGATATGTGGAATCCCTGTCGGCTTATGCCCGCCAGTTCCTTGAGCAGATGGAAAAACCGGACGTAGACCTGATCGAGGGGCTGTCACCGGCCATCTCCATCGAGCAAAAGACCACCAGCCGTAATCCCCGTTCCACGGTCGCGACGGTCACGGAGATCTACGACTATCTCCGCCTCCTCTTCGCCCGGGTCGGCAAACCTCATTGCTATAAATGCGGAAAACCGATCACCTCTCAGACCGTTTCCCAGATCGTGGACCAGATCCTCACCCTGCCGGAGAAGAGCCGGATTCAGATCCTCGCCCCTGTGGTCCGGGGCCGGAAGGGGGAATACCGGAAGGACTTCCTGCGAATGCGAAAGGACGGTTTCATCCGGGTCCGGGTCGACGGCAAGATGCACGATCTCTCCGAGGAGATCGTTCTCGATAAGAAAAAGAAACATACCATCGAAATTGTCATCGACCGGCTGGCCATCAAGCCGGAAATCAGCCGGCGGCTGGCCGACTCCATCGAACTGGCACTGAAACATGCCGAGGGAATCGTCCTCATCGACGTCATCGGCGGAGAAGAACTCCTCTTTTCCGAACGGCTGGCCTGCATAGATTGCGGGGTCAGCTATCCCGATATCGATCCGCCCCTCTTCTCCTTCAATAGTCCCCACGGTGCCTGCGAACAGTGCGGGGGAATCGGCACCCTGATGCACCTCGATCCGGAACGGGTCGTCCCAAACACTCACCTCTCCCTGCGGGAGGGGGCGCTGAAACCCTGGCAGCGGCGAAGTTCCTTCCATGCCCATCAGGTCATCTCCTCCCTGGCCCGCCATTATCACTTCGATATCAATACCCCCTACCGGGATCTTCCGGAGGAAATCCGGAAGGTGCTGCTCTACGGGTCCGGCAGCGAAGAGATCCGGTTCCAGTTGGAGGGGAAAAGCGACCGTTATACCTATACCCGTCCCTTCGAGGGGATCATCAACAACCTGGAGCGACGCTATCACGAGACCGACTCCCCTTACGTCCGGGAAGAGATCGAAAGTTTCATGGGGGTCACCCCCTGTCCTGCCTGCCGGGGCACCCGCCTGAAGAAAGAGAGCCTCTCCTTCCAGGTGGGAGATCTCAATATCGCGGAAGTCACATCGATGTCGATCAAGGAGGCGGAACACTTTTTTCGTCTCCTTGAACTCCCGGCCAGGGACGCGGAGATCGCACAGCGCATCCTCAAGGAAATCCGGGAACGCCTTGGGTTTCTCAAAAGTGTCGGTCTCGATTATCTTACACTGAACCGTACCGCAGCAACCCTGTCGGGCGGAGAGGGACAGCGGATCCGACTGGCCACACAGATCGGTTCCTCCCTCGTGGGTGTCCTCTATATCCTCGATGAACCTTCCATCGGTCTCCACCAGAAAGACAACCGACGGCTTCTTACAACCCTGATGCGCCTTCGCGACCTCGGCAACACTGTACTTGTCGTTGAACACGACGAAGAGACCATTCTCGCCTCCGACCACGTCGTCGATATGGGTCCCGGTGCCGGAGAACAGGGTGGAGAAGTCATTGCACAGGGAACCCCCGAAGAAATCATGGCATCTTCCCGCTCCCTCACCGGCCGTTACCTCTCTCGGGATCTGACCATCCCCACACCGTTACAGAGACGGACGGCCCGGCGGGGCGTCATCACCCTTGTCGGGGCGAGTGAAAACAACCTGAAGGGAATCAACGTAGAGATTCCGATCGGCCTTTTGACCTGCGTCACCGGTGTTTCCGGTTCCGGCAAGAGTACCCTCGTCATCGAGATTCTCTACAAGGCCCTGGCACAGCGCCTCTACCGGACCGGAACCAAGGCCGGCGCCGTAAAACATATCCGGGGGATCGAAAAGATCGACAAGGTCATCGACGTCGATCAGTCCCCCATCGGCCGAACGCCCCGCTCGAATCCCGCGACCTATACCGGGGTCTTCACCGATATACGAAATCTCTTCGCCCAGGTGCCGGAGGCACGCATGCGGGGGTACAAGGCGGGACGATTCAGTTTCAATGTAAAGGGAGGACGATGCGAGGCCTGCCAGGGGGACGGTCTGATCAAAATAGAGATGCACTTTCTCCCCGATATTTATGTGGCATGTGACATCTGTAAAGGGAAACGCTATAATCGGGAAACCCTCGATATCCGTTACAAGGGGAAGAACATCGCCGAGGTCCTCGAGATGAGTGTTTCTCAGGCACTCCGCTTCTTCGAGCCGATTCCCGCAATCCAGCGGAAACTCCAGACCCTCTATGACGTCGGACTCGAATATATTCATCTCGGCCAGTCGGCGACCACCCTCTCCGGAGGAGAGGCACAACGGGTGAAACTATCGAAGGAGTTGTCCAAAAAAAACACAGGGAAAACCCTCTATATCCTGGACGAGCCGACAACAGGGCTCCACTTTGCCGACATCCAGAAACTGCTCGATGTTTTAAACCGGCTCGTCGATGCAGGGAATACAATCGTCATCATTGAACACAACCTCGATGTGATCAAATCGGCCGACCATATTATCGATCTCGGCCCGGAGGGCGGAGACTCAGGCGGGCGGGTCATTGCCCGGGGGACACCGGAGGAAGTGATGGAGGAGACGGGATCTTATACCGGCCAGTATCTGCGTCTCGCACTTTCCCCCCAGGGCCTTACAGGAGTTCGGTCGTCCTGTTCCTGA